A genomic window from Silene latifolia isolate original U9 population chromosome Y, ASM4854445v1, whole genome shotgun sequence includes:
- the LOC141628481 gene encoding uncharacterized protein LOC141628481, whose product MNKLIKQLEVISLFNKNSLDLLCIVETRVRFNKAAPIQRKVFKQFFVIDNYYAHYNGRIWVVWRNSSLLVQCLDVSSQWIHLLVCSGAVQMEVTCVYGFNHPAERLPLWDFFIGKASCPRPWLVLGDINCVRSCEERISSDPPQLHAMDEFNQALTTSGLEEIRTQGCWFTWTNKQDQHDRKWMRLDRVLANAHLFREFPDSVAEALIAGISDHSPLILTVGSNQHSRKSSFKFLNCWSEDATFKSLVHHEWTNYIQGCAMYQLVQHLRRLKGKLRSLHHKSYSGITSKVALLKQQLHDCQQQLQQNPTSQEICLEEEMLNQQYTKFRTIELSIAYQRAKSFEIRMGDASTTYFFSKIASRRNSANINKVIDAQGAVCINHENIAKAFLHYYEGLLGTDGAVTEFDTTIIQNEKCLTLEDGIPLLAPVTSAEIKAALFSIDPNKSPGPDGYTSGFFREVWDVIHVGFVAAVQDFFRTGKLLKEVNSTLISLIPKGNSPSTVLDYRPISCCSTIYKTISKIITNRLKKVMPLIVGDEQAAFISVKDLILERVGIKEGSFSFRYLGYPVNDSRLTMDMYNALLLKLQTLKGTYSVQHLSYAGRIQILNSIVFGLNNFWCTGLLLPQQICLLISKLSRDIFWGRFDSKKKHIFKAWQSICVPWEEGGFQVKDVRTGTRDCFSESLRGVLLLRDACIKQLGNVQAVQTMLSNCFIRNKFSVKRTYDSLRCSYPVHAVYKAIHRHIILPRHKIILMLAVQRKLATQDLLITRGITIVNRCYLFKSAAECADHIFFACPYAAGLLTLLQQWLQMPTTTTSLCSLLTLQRRGQGSKHRLISCSVGSLVYAVWAERNARAFRDQERSVQAVFSELKFTVTALLTSRGPENIFLDIDSVFNS is encoded by the exons ATGAATAAGCTTATAAAGCAATTAGAGGTTATTTCCTTGTTCAATAAAAATAGTTTGGATCTCTTGTGTATTGTTGAAACTAGGGTGAGATTTAATAAAGCAGCTCCTATTCAGAGGAAGGTTTTTAAGCAATTTTTTGTCATTGATAACTACTATGCTCATTACAATGGTCGAATTTGGGTTGTTTGGAGGAATTCTTCCCTTTTAGTTCAATGTTTAGATGTTAGCAGTCAGTGGATTCATTTGCTGGTGTGTTCTGGTGCTGTTCAAATGGAGGTCACCTGTGTTTATGGGTTTAACCATCCTGCTGAGCGCTTACCTCTCTGGGATTTCTTTATTGGTAAGGCTTCTTGCCCTAGGCCTTGGCTGGTACTAGGTGACATTAATTGTGTGCGTTCTTGTGAGGAAAGGATTAGCTCTGATCCTCCTCAACTACATGCTATGGATGAATTCAACCAGGCCTTAACCACTTCTGGTCTGGAGGAGATCAGAACTCAGGGTTGCTGGTTCACCTGGACTAACAAGCAGGACCAACATGACAGGAAATGGATGAGATTAGATAGGGTTTTGGCTAATGCTCACTTGTTCAGGGAGTTCCCTGACTCTGTAGCTGAGGCCTTGATAGCTGGGATCTCTGATCATTCCCCCCTTATTTTAACTGTTGGAAGCAATCAACATAGTAGGAAGTCATCTTTTAAGTTCTTAAATTGCTGGAGTGAGGATGCCACATTTAAATCTTTGGTTCACCATGAATGGACTAATTATATTCAAGGGTGTGCAATGTATCAGCTGGTTCAACATCTAAGGAGGTTAAAAGGGAAACTTAGGTCTCTTCACCATAAAAGCTATTCTGGAATTACTTCAAAAGTTGCTCTGTTAAAGCAACAGTTACATGACTGTCAGCAGCAGCTGCAGCAAAACCCTACTAGTCAGGAGATTTGTCTTGAGGAGGAGATGCTTAATCAGCAGTATACTAAATTTCGAACCATTGAGCTTAGCATTGCCTATCAGAGAGCTAAAAGCTTTGAGATCCGAATGGGTGATGCCAGCACCACTTATTTCTTCTCCAAGATTGCCAGTCGTAGGAATTCTGCAAATATTAATAAGGTAATTGATGCTCAGGGAGCTGTTTGTATTAATCATGAGaacattgccaaagctttcttgcACTACTATGAGGGTTTACTGGGGACTGATGGTGCTGTCACTGAATTTGACACTACCATTATTCaaaatgagaaatgcttaactcTTGAGGATGGTATTCCTTTATTGGCCCCTGTAACATCTGCTGAGATCAAGGCTGCCTTATTCTCCATTGATCCTAACAAAAGTCCTGGTCCTGATGGATACACTTCTGGCTTTTTTAGAGAGGTCTGGGATGTTATACATGTTGGGTTTGTTGCTGCGGTTCAAGACTTTTTCAGAACTGGGAAACTGCTTAAGGAAGTTAACTCTACACTCATTTCTCTCATTCCTAAGGGTAACTCTCCTTCTACTGTCCTAGACTATAGGCCCATTTCATGTTGCTCAACCATCTATAAGACTATTAGTAAAATCATAACTAATAGACTGAAGAAGGTTATGCCCCTTATTGTTGGGGATGAGCAAGCTGCGTTTATCTCTG TGAAAGATCTTATTCTGGAAAGAGTTGGGATTAAAGAGGGATCCTTTTCCTTCAGATATCTGGGATACCCAGTTAATGATTCTAGGCTTACTATGGATATGTACAATGCCTTGCTTCTGAAGCTCCAGACTCTAAAGGGGACCTATTCAGTTCAGCATCTTTCTTATGCAGGGAGAATTCAAATTCTAAATTCCATAGTTTTTGGTCTTAATAACTTCTGGTGCACTGGCTTATTACTCCCACAACAGATTTGTCTCCTTATTTCCAAGTTAAGTAGGGATATTTTCTGGGGTAGATTTGACAGCAAGAAGAAGCACATATTTAAAGCCTGGCAGAGCATTTGTGTACCTTGGGAGGAAGGGGGTTTCCAGGTTAAGGATGTCCGCACTGGAACAAG GGATTGCTTCTCTGAAAGTCTCAGAGGAGTTCTTCTCCTTAGAGATGCCTGCATTAAGCAACTTGGCAATGTTCAGGCAGTTCAGACTATGCTTTCCAACTGCTTTATCAGGAATAAGTTCTCTGTGAAGAGAACTTATGATAGTCTGCGATGTTCTTATCCTGTCCATGCTGTATATAAAGCTATTCACAGGCATATTATCCTTCCAAGGCACAAAATCATTCTCATGCTTGCTGTTCAAAGGAAGCTAGCTACTCAAGACCTCTTAATTACTAGAGGGATTACCATTGTGAATAGATGTTACCTATTCAAGTCTGCAGCTGAATGTGCAGATCACATTTTCTTTGCTTGTCCTTATGCTGCAGGTTTACTGACTCTTCTGCAGCAGTGGCTACAGATGCCCACCACCACCACTTCACTCTGCTCCTTGCTTACTTTACAAAGAAGGGGTCAGGGAAGTAAGCACCGCTTGATTAGCTGCAGTGTAGGCAGTCTTGTTTATGCTGTTTGGGCAGAGAGAAATGCAAGAGCGTTTAGGGACCAAGAGAGGTCTGTTCAGGCTGTTTTTAGTGAGCTAAAGTTCACTGTCACTGCACTTTTAACGAGTAGAGGTCCTGAAAATATCTTCCTTGACATAGATTCAGTTTTCAACTCGTAG
- the LOC141626881 gene encoding uncharacterized protein LOC141626881: MEGRPFEVWFKLHGRTLNTGKRKVEGEKDMAELMKSRDQDDVINLYITEVEESSKVPSPHEVGSRCQKSIFQSKSVSLIMDQRPTTPVSTQSHCEQHLTPNSPSQLIFQFQSQPKDKFPQKTRKEKPTKLQVRRKDTTTENEKTVEWNADLYELDGNWSDESNGIEIDVEFNEGDEDYENEDFMFGKNGSSTIITDEAEENFKDNSEEGVCEANNEEEIVFEQVREANIFEIEQDPPLLFVDELDVEVGNEVAYDSDDLRNMEVPNKGVDPYPTFNPNVDFGRKIDLILGLKFPSNKVLRLALVQHAIENGYEFYYQHNGSARLTTLCRHKCECEWNSKISKFGECICKAKRKCKFKVYATKLDEDGTFQVKSLNLEHVCGYRNQNRMLSSEFLANKYLEVWRQDPQWKLEALKTRVLMDLGVDVGYHKCWLARARAKLIIFGNGNDQYARIWDYAEALKKYNPGSSAFVMISQIDRPPPLFQRVYICLQACKEGFLKGCRPIIGVDGCHLKGPYPGMCLVAVAKDGNNNIFPVAWGVVEVENASSWQWFLSLLITDLEKVEGEGLTFMSDRQKGLIDAFKEVTPKAEIRYCVRHIWANFKLQFSGQAYKEGFWNAAYATTESEFKSELEGIKSLSEPAYAYLKGIPPKHWSRHAFTTQSKSSMLLNNLCETFNAVIKDARDKPILTHMEWMRRYVMKRSYEKISGVEKYGERLMPYVDKYLEKVGKETRYCIISPSKAGYEVEYKGDTCTVKLDKNACSCYLWDLTGIPCTHAMACIMKQRHVPEDYVDEAYTRDKYILAYTPAINPMPGVRHWEKTSHPQPLPPAYRKMPGRPSSKKRRKEPGEGENKFVKRAKKNNKCSRCGALGHNVKTCQNPPAAPKSPKKRGRPPTDSTWVKNARMKATGRRAANIGAQQINQPSTQSHL; this comes from the exons ATGGAAGGGAGGCCATTTGAAGTGTGGTTTAAGCTTCATGGGAGGACTTTAAATACTGGGAAAAGAAAAGTGGAAGGCGAGAAAGATATGGCTGAATTAATGAAGTCTAGAGACCAAGATGATGTTATTAATTTGTATATCACAGAGGTAGAGGAAAGCAGTAAAGTACCAAGTCCACATGAGGTTGGCTCAAGATGTCAAAAGTCAATATTCCAAAGTAAAAGTGTGTCTCTCATTATGGACCAACGACCCACCACCCCAGTTTCAACACAATCTCATTGTGAACAGCATTTAACTCCTAATTCACCTTCACAACTCATTTTCCAATTCCAATCTCAGCCGAAAGACAAATTTCCACAAAAAACTCGAAAAGAAAAGCCGACAAAACTTCAGGTGAGGAGGAAAGACACAACTACGGAAAATGAGAAAACAGTTGAATGGAATGCGGATTTATATGAATTAGATGGGAATTGGAGTGATGAGTCTAATGGCATAGAGATAGATGTTGAATTTAATGAAGGGGACGAAGATTATGAAAATGAGGATTTTATGTTTGGGAAGAATGGGAGCTCCACTATTATAACTGATGAGGCCGAGGAAAACTTTAAGGATAATAGTGAAGAAGGTGTATGCGAGGCAAATAATGAGGAAGAAATCGTATTTGAGCAGGTAAGAGAGGCAAACATATTTGAGATTGAACAAGACCCACCATTATTGTTTGTTGATGAATTGGATGTCGAAGTAGGCAATGAAGTTGCTTATGACTCTGATGATTTAAGAAATATGGAAGTGCCAAATAAAGGTGTTGATCCTTACCCTACCTTTAACCCAAATGTTGACTTTGGGAGAAAAATAGATCTCATACTAGGGCTGAAATTCCCAAGTAACAAGGTTTTAAGGCTTGCACTTGTTCAACATGCCATTGAAAATGGGTACGAGTTTTATTACCAACATAATGGGAGTGCTAGGTTGACTACCCTCTGCAGACACAAGTGTGAATGTGAGTGGAATTCTAAGATATCCAAGTTTGGTGAGTGTATATGTAAAGCTAAGAGAAAATGCAAGTTTAAAGTATACGCTACTAAGCTGGATGAGGACGGCACATTTCAGGTGAAGAGTTTGAATCTTGAGCATGTTTGTGGATATAGAAATCAAAACAGAATGTTATCATCTGAATTTCTAGCGAACAAGTACTTGGAAGTCTGGAGACAAGATCCACAATGGAAGTTGGAAGCTTTGAAAACAAGAGTTCTTATGGATTTGGGTGTGGATGTTGGCTACCACAAATGTTGGTTAGCTAGAGCCAGGGCCAAACTTATAATATTTGGGAATGGAAATGATCAATACGCAAGAATTTGGGATTATGCAGAGGCGTTAAAGAAATATAATCCTGGATCTTCGGCTTTTGTGATGATATCACAAATTGATAGACCTCCACCATTATTTCAGAGGGTCTACATATGCCTACAAGCATGTAAGGAAGGATTTCTTAAAGGATGCAGACCTATTATAGGAGTGGATGGTTGTCACCTAAAAGGtccatatcctggaatgtgcttagTCGCAGTAGCAAAAGATGGGAATAACAACATATTTCCAGTCGCTTGGGGTGTGGTAGAGGTAGAGAATGCAAGCAGTTGGCAGTGGTTTCTCAGTCTTTTAATTACTGATCTTGAGAAAGTTGAAGGTGAAGGACTTACTTTCATGTCTGACCGTCAAAAA GGGCTAATTGATGCGTTTAAGGAAGTAACTCCCAAAGCTGAAATCAGATATTGTGTCAGACATATTTGGGCTAACTTCAAGCTACAATTCAGTGGGCAGGCATATAAAGAAGGGTTCTGGAATGCTGCTTATGCAACTACAGAG agTGAATTTAAATCAGAGTTAGAAGGCATCAAATCATTGTCTGAGCCGGCATATGCTTATCTGAAGGGGATACCTCCTAAGCATTGGAGTAGACATGCATTCACTACTCAAAGCAAATCAAGCATGTTACTAAATAACTTGTGCGAAACATTCAACGCGGTGATAAAGGATGCTAGGGACAAGCCCATTCTTACCCACATGGAGTGGATGAGAAGATATGTGATGAAAAGAAGTTATGAGAAAATATCCGGGGTTGAGAAGTATGGGGAGAGATTAATGCCATATGTTGATAAGTATTTGGAAAAGGTGGGCAAGGAAACAAGATATTGCATCATTAGTCCATCTAAGGCAGGGTATGAAGTGGAGTACAAAGGAGATACATGTACAGTGAAGTTGGACAAGAATGCTTGCTCTTGCTACCTGTGGGATTTGACTGGTATACCATGCACACATGCAATGGCTTGCATTATGAAGCAAAGGCATGTCCCCGAGGATTACGTAGATGAGGCATACACAAGAGATAAGTACATCTTGGCTTATACCCCAGCAATTAACCCTATGCCTGGAGTAAGACATTGGGAGAAAACTTCACATCCACAACCATTACCACCTGCTTACAGAAAGATGCCAGGGAGGCCTTCTAgcaaaaaaagaagaaaggaacCTGGTGAGGGTGAAAACAAGTTTGTGAAGAGAGCAAAGAAAAATAACAAGTGTAGTCGTTGTGGCGCACTTGGTCACAATGTTAAAACATGTCAAAATCCCCCTGCAGCGCCTAAGAGTCCTAAAAAACGAGGTCGCCCTCCAACTGACTCGACATGGGTGAAGAATGCTAGAATGAAGGCCACTGGTAGAAGGGCTGCAAATATTGGTGCTCAACAAATCAATCAACCAAGCACACAATCTCACCTTTAA